tataaatttgtacaaGTATCAGATtgttttattattaataatttctgCAACATAAGGTTACGCAGTTAACATTGACAATcatacattaaataatcgTCATAggttatataattaaattgtgtgGTATAATAAGtgtatataatgatatataataacaatattatatatcatgtACTGATTGGGCGCAAGAGTGGATAAGGTGACTGTTGTGATAACTAGGCAGAATTGAGACAGTGAATGCGAGTGATcgtaaaaatcaataatagatttagaactatttaaaataaatagaaaagtttaaatataacaagtATAGagaaaataattgttgaaaTATGTGAAGTGATTCAAAACGATAAAAGTATGCGATTAATCTTCAAACCCTGTTTGTAAGCTAGGTAGCCCAATAAGTGAAAGATCTCATGATACTCAATAACATTGGGGAATAACACGGGCAATTTGTTGGAGTAAACCATGCTAGCCACCACCGCAATAAATAGGCTTAATGATATGGTTGCTACCAATtcgtataatttattgatataaaaatggtaTAATGCGGGAACAATGGGGAATCCAAGGCATAGATATAATAAGCAGCGTAAACCACGTCCTAATTTGTGTATGCCGATGAAACTAGTGTACAATACCCCTAAAATCATGAATGATAACTGCAGCATGAGGATTAGTGAGtagatattatattttagaATGTAGTGCCATACGCTAGAATGACCAATGGCAgaatacataaaaattccTACATAAACg
The DNA window shown above is from Babesia microti strain RI chromosome III, complete genome and carries:
- a CDS encoding hemolysin III (HlyIII) (overlaps_old_locusTagID:BBM_III03245), which produces MGTTSNEEKKMHILPENNPKNSSYKLINRILSMRKNLPLLRGFFHFIIFLENPFQAFIAVNMCKTLESKLTCMAIFLSIQIHVTSSSLLHIVNWPLPYKHYIRLFDHSGIFMYSAIGHSSVWHYILKYNIYSLILMLQLSFMILGVLYTSFIGIHKLGRGLRCLLYLCLGFPIVPALYHFYINKLYELVATISLSLFIAVVASMVYSNKLPVLFPNVIEYHEIFHLLGYLAYKQGLKINRILLSF